From Streptomyces sp. TLI_105, the proteins below share one genomic window:
- a CDS encoding Ig-like domain-containing protein gives MEKRVMTVGKRRRSLAAAATVLSGVLVLSACNDGDKDGSASGSASPQSQAQVDEAAAQKTSKAQITISPKNGAQNASINKDAKVTVTEGKLTEVTMTSAEGARVKGEIAADGLSWKPSEQLERATVYKIAATATDAEGLEAHENSSFTTVSKANSFIGNFTPEDGSTVGVGMPVSINFNKAITDKKAVQSGITVSSSSGQEVVGHWFNSTRLDFRPDAYWTEGSTVTLKLNLDGVEGADGVFGVQQKTVTFTIGRNQVSIVDAATKTMKVQQDGKTIKTIPISAGSPENTTYNGQMVISEKFKETRMNGATVGFTDDDGKGEYDIKDVPHAMRLSNSGTFVHGNYWGARSIFGNVNTSHGCVGLADVKGAGDPNQTAAWFFDHSLIGDVVIVKNSNDKTIKPDNGLNGWNMSWSEWKAGSAV, from the coding sequence ATGGAGAAGCGTGTGATGACGGTCGGCAAGCGCCGCAGGAGCCTGGCGGCGGCAGCCACGGTGCTCAGCGGCGTACTCGTGCTCTCGGCGTGCAACGACGGGGACAAGGACGGCAGCGCCTCCGGTTCCGCGTCGCCGCAGTCACAGGCCCAGGTCGACGAGGCGGCCGCGCAGAAGACCTCCAAGGCGCAGATCACGATCTCGCCGAAGAACGGCGCCCAGAACGCCTCCATCAACAAAGACGCCAAGGTCACCGTGACCGAGGGCAAGCTCACCGAGGTCACCATGACCTCCGCCGAGGGCGCCCGGGTCAAGGGTGAGATAGCGGCCGACGGGCTCAGCTGGAAGCCGAGCGAGCAGCTCGAGCGGGCCACGGTCTACAAGATCGCCGCCACCGCCACCGACGCGGAGGGCCTGGAGGCGCACGAGAACTCCTCGTTCACCACCGTCTCGAAGGCCAACAGCTTCATCGGCAACTTCACGCCCGAGGACGGTTCGACCGTCGGCGTCGGCATGCCGGTCTCGATCAACTTCAACAAGGCGATCACCGACAAGAAGGCCGTCCAGAGCGGCATCACGGTCTCCTCCAGCTCCGGTCAGGAGGTCGTCGGGCACTGGTTCAACTCGACCCGTCTCGACTTCCGCCCCGACGCGTACTGGACCGAGGGCTCGACCGTCACGCTGAAGCTGAACCTCGACGGCGTCGAGGGCGCCGACGGCGTCTTCGGCGTGCAGCAGAAGACCGTCACCTTCACGATCGGCCGCAACCAGGTCTCCATCGTCGACGCCGCCACCAAGACCATGAAGGTCCAGCAGGACGGCAAGACGATCAAGACCATCCCGATCTCCGCCGGCTCCCCGGAGAACACCACCTACAACGGTCAGATGGTGATCTCCGAGAAGTTCAAGGAGACCCGGATGAACGGCGCCACCGTCGGCTTCACCGACGACGACGGCAAGGGCGAGTACGACATCAAGGACGTGCCGCACGCCATGCGCCTGTCCAACTCCGGCACCTTCGTCCACGGCAACTACTGGGGCGCGCGGTCGATCTTCGGCAACGTGAACACCAGCCACGGCTGCGTCGGCCTCGCCGACGTCAAGGGCGCCGGCGACCCGAACCAGACGGCCGCCTGGTTCTTCGACCACTCGCTCATCGGCGACGTCGTCATCGTCAAGAACTCCAACGACAAGACGATCAAGCCCGACAACGGCCTCAACGGCTGGAACATGAGCTGGTCGGAGTGGAAGGCCGGCTCGGCGGTCTGA
- a CDS encoding LPXTG cell wall anchor domain-containing protein yields MSAARRLLLTAIAAGTLLCALWFVPTANATDQEGGARIGVTQDGSLTDDGRLAETGGRNTTAYLLGGTAFLGVGAGSVTLAMRRRGRAF; encoded by the coding sequence GTGTCCGCCGCCCGACGCCTGCTGCTGACCGCCATCGCCGCGGGGACGCTGCTGTGCGCCCTGTGGTTCGTGCCGACCGCGAACGCCACCGACCAGGAGGGCGGGGCGCGGATCGGGGTGACCCAGGACGGTTCCCTCACGGACGACGGTCGCCTGGCCGAGACCGGGGGTCGGAACACCACGGCGTACCTGCTCGGCGGGACGGCTTTCCTGGGGGTCGGGGCGGGTTCCGTGACGCTCGCGATGCGGCGCCGGGGCCGCGCCTTCTGA
- the hutH gene encoding histidine ammonia-lyase codes for MQTVVLGTSGTTPQDVIDVARHGARVELSTEAVAALAAARDIVDALAAKPEPVYGVSTGFGALATRHISHELRAQLQRNIVRSHAAGMGPRVEREVVRALMFLRLKTVASGHTGVRPEVAQTMADVLNAGITPVVHEYGSLGCSGDLAPLSHCALALMGEGDAEGPDGVVKPAGELLAAAGIAPVELKEKEGLALLNGTDGMLGMLVMALADLDTLYKSADITAALSLEALLGTEKVLEPELHAIRPHPGQAASAANMLAVLKGSGLTGHAQAGEAPRVQDAYSVRCAPQVAGAGRDTMAHARLVAERELAAAVDNPVVLSSGEVRSNGNFHGAPVAYVLDFLAIAAADLGSIAERRTDRLLDKNRSHGLPPFLADDAGVDSGLMIAQYTQAALVSEMKRLAVPASADSIPSSAMQEDHVSMGWSAARKLRTAIGNLNRIIAVELYAATRGIELREGLTPAPASQAAIDALRAAGVEGPGPDRFLAPDLAGADAFVREGKLVAAVEPVTGPLA; via the coding sequence ATGCAGACAGTCGTCCTCGGCACGTCCGGCACGACCCCGCAGGACGTCATCGACGTCGCCCGCCACGGCGCCCGCGTCGAGCTGTCGACCGAGGCCGTGGCCGCCCTGGCCGCCGCCCGGGACATCGTCGACGCGCTCGCCGCCAAGCCCGAGCCCGTCTACGGGGTCTCCACCGGTTTCGGCGCACTCGCCACCCGGCACATCAGCCACGAGCTCCGCGCCCAGCTCCAGCGCAACATCGTCCGCTCGCACGCCGCCGGCATGGGCCCGCGCGTCGAGCGCGAGGTCGTCCGCGCCCTGATGTTCCTCCGCCTCAAGACCGTGGCCTCCGGGCACACCGGCGTCCGCCCCGAGGTCGCCCAGACCATGGCCGACGTCCTCAACGCCGGCATCACCCCCGTCGTCCACGAGTACGGCTCCCTCGGCTGCTCCGGCGACCTCGCCCCGCTCTCCCACTGCGCCCTCGCGCTCATGGGCGAGGGCGACGCCGAGGGCCCCGACGGCGTGGTGAAGCCCGCCGGCGAGCTCCTCGCCGCCGCCGGCATCGCCCCCGTCGAGCTCAAGGAGAAGGAGGGCCTCGCCCTCCTCAACGGCACCGACGGCATGCTCGGCATGCTGGTCATGGCCCTCGCCGACCTCGACACGCTCTACAAGTCGGCCGACATCACCGCCGCCCTCTCCCTCGAAGCCCTCCTCGGCACCGAGAAGGTCCTCGAGCCCGAGCTGCACGCCATCCGCCCGCACCCGGGCCAGGCCGCCTCCGCCGCCAACATGCTGGCCGTGCTCAAGGGCTCCGGCCTCACCGGCCACGCCCAGGCGGGCGAGGCCCCCCGCGTCCAGGACGCCTACTCGGTGCGCTGCGCCCCGCAGGTCGCCGGCGCCGGCCGCGACACCATGGCCCACGCCCGGCTCGTCGCCGAGCGCGAGCTCGCCGCCGCCGTCGACAACCCGGTCGTGCTGTCCAGCGGCGAGGTCCGCTCCAACGGCAACTTCCACGGCGCCCCCGTCGCGTACGTCCTCGACTTCCTCGCGATCGCCGCCGCCGACCTCGGCTCCATCGCCGAGCGCCGCACCGACCGGCTCCTCGACAAGAACCGCTCGCACGGCCTCCCGCCGTTCCTCGCGGACGACGCCGGCGTCGACTCGGGCCTGATGATCGCCCAGTACACCCAGGCCGCCCTGGTCAGCGAGATGAAGCGGCTCGCCGTCCCGGCCTCCGCCGACTCCATCCCGTCCTCCGCGATGCAGGAGGACCACGTCTCCATGGGCTGGTCCGCCGCCCGCAAGCTGCGCACCGCGATCGGCAACCTCAACCGGATCATCGCGGTCGAGCTGTACGCCGCCACCCGCGGCATCGAGCTCCGCGAGGGCCTCACCCCGGCCCCCGCCTCGCAGGCCGCCATCGACGCCCTGCGCGCGGCCGGCGTCGAGGGCCCCGGCCCGGACCGGTTCCTCGCCCCCGACCTGGCGGGCGCGGACGCCTTCGTGCGCGAAGGGAAGCTGGTCGCGGCCGTGGAGCCGGTCACGGGCCCGCTGGCGTAA
- a CDS encoding GGDEF domain-containing protein, which yields MGEDGRLRAVVALAQAMAAAHTPREFWRAAALGAREGLDGSFAALSVWERDHGRLKVLVNAGDRAVGEEEFPDSETYPVYQFPEITEFLHEQWAGGGEPDAWVETAADPVATGRVRGLRRRGRGCCVVAPIVLHGRAWGELYVARPPEEKPFSRADADFATVLAAVVAAGIAQAERLEEVRKLAFTDPLTGLANRRAVDTRLDEAIERYRADGSVVSLMVCDLNGLKRVNDTHGHAVGDRLLERFGSVLSCCGAMLPGALAARLGGDEFCLLTVGPTADEVVAVAEELCVRAAELELGEGVACGVASTGDPIGPLRSARRLFRLADAAQYQAKADRSTKPVVAGRDGTVIRLADAPPGARDRRRFRDAPAAGPRRAESDAPDEGHP from the coding sequence ATGGGTGAGGACGGACGGCTGCGGGCCGTAGTGGCGCTGGCGCAGGCGATGGCGGCGGCGCACACCCCGCGCGAGTTCTGGCGGGCGGCGGCGCTCGGGGCCCGCGAGGGGCTCGACGGGAGCTTCGCCGCCCTGTCCGTCTGGGAGCGGGACCACGGCCGCCTCAAGGTCCTGGTGAACGCCGGGGACCGGGCCGTGGGCGAGGAGGAGTTCCCGGACTCGGAGACGTACCCGGTGTATCAGTTCCCCGAGATCACCGAGTTCCTGCACGAGCAGTGGGCGGGCGGCGGCGAGCCCGACGCCTGGGTGGAGACCGCCGCCGACCCCGTGGCGACCGGTCGGGTGAGGGGTCTGCGGCGGCGGGGGCGCGGCTGCTGCGTGGTCGCCCCGATCGTGCTGCACGGGCGCGCGTGGGGAGAGCTGTACGTGGCCCGCCCGCCGGAGGAGAAACCTTTCAGCCGGGCGGACGCCGACTTCGCGACCGTGCTCGCGGCGGTCGTCGCCGCCGGCATCGCCCAGGCCGAACGCCTGGAGGAGGTCCGCAAGCTGGCCTTCACCGACCCCCTGACGGGTCTTGCCAACCGGCGGGCCGTCGACACCCGTCTGGACGAGGCCATCGAGCGCTACCGGGCGGACGGCTCCGTCGTGAGCCTCATGGTCTGCGACCTGAACGGCCTCAAGCGCGTCAACGACACCCACGGCCACGCCGTCGGCGACCGCCTCCTCGAACGCTTCGGCTCGGTCCTCTCCTGCTGCGGAGCCATGCTCCCCGGCGCCCTCGCGGCCCGCCTGGGCGGCGACGAGTTCTGCCTCCTCACCGTCGGCCCGACGGCGGACGAGGTCGTCGCGGTCGCCGAGGAGCTGTGCGTACGGGCGGCGGAGCTGGAGCTCGGCGAGGGCGTGGCCTGCGGGGTCGCGTCCACCGGGGACCCCATCGGCCCGCTCAGGTCGGCCCGCCGCCTCTTCCGGCTCGCCGACGCCGCCCAGTACCAGGCCAAGGCCGACCGCTCGACGAAGCCCGTCGTCGCGGGCCGCGACGGCACGGTCATCCGGCTCGCGGACGCGCCCCCCGGTGCCCGCGACCGCCGCCGCTTCCGCGACGCCCCGGCGGCGGGCCCGCGCCGGGCGGAGTCGGACGCCCCGGACGAAGGGCATCCGTAG
- a CDS encoding enoyl-CoA hydratase/isomerase family protein — translation MSEQRFGEFVVVRKDGHVAELVLDRPKAMNAVSSEMARSIGAACDALAADPEVRVTVLTSSNDRAFCVGADLKERNSFTDAELVRQRPTARAAYTGVLELPMPTVAAVHGYALGGGFELALSCDVIVADATAVVGLPEVSVGVIPGGGGTQLLPRRVGAARAAELVFTARRVEAAEARELGLVDLLEEDARTAALELAGRIAANSPVGLRAAKKAMRLGQGLDLRAGLEVEDAAWRSVAFSGDRAEGVAAFNEKRKPNWPGE, via the coding sequence ATGTCCGAGCAGCGCTTTGGTGAGTTCGTGGTGGTCCGGAAGGACGGTCACGTCGCGGAGCTGGTCCTCGACCGGCCCAAGGCCATGAACGCCGTCTCCTCCGAGATGGCCCGCTCCATCGGCGCCGCCTGCGACGCCCTCGCCGCCGACCCCGAGGTCCGCGTCACCGTCCTGACCTCCTCGAACGACCGCGCCTTCTGCGTCGGCGCCGACCTCAAGGAGCGCAACTCCTTCACCGACGCCGAGCTCGTCCGCCAGCGCCCGACGGCCCGCGCCGCCTACACCGGCGTCCTGGAGCTGCCGATGCCGACCGTCGCGGCCGTGCACGGCTACGCCCTCGGCGGCGGCTTCGAGCTGGCGCTCTCCTGCGACGTCATCGTGGCCGACGCGACCGCCGTCGTCGGCCTTCCCGAGGTCTCCGTGGGCGTGATCCCCGGCGGTGGCGGTACGCAGCTGCTCCCGCGCCGGGTGGGTGCGGCGCGCGCCGCCGAGCTGGTCTTCACGGCCCGTCGGGTGGAGGCGGCCGAGGCCCGCGAGCTCGGCCTCGTCGACCTCCTGGAGGAGGACGCGCGGACGGCGGCCCTGGAGCTCGCCGGGCGGATCGCGGCGAACTCGCCGGTCGGCCTGCGCGCGGCGAAGAAGGCGATGCGGCTCGGTCAGGGCCTGGACCTGCGGGCGGGCCTGGAGGTCGAGGACGCGGCCTGGCGTTCGGTGGCGTTCTCGGGCGACCGGGCGGAGGGCGTGGCGGCCTTCAACGAGAAGCGGAAGCCGAACTGGCCGGGGGAGTAG
- a CDS encoding adenylate/guanylate cyclase domain-containing protein translates to MTADDASNGGGAPSEPPTYPTPHHEVDHTVEPTHDPLAIRLEQLILGADRRYTPFQAARTAGVSMELASRFWRAMGFADIGQAKALTEADVLALRRLAGLVEAGLLSEPMAVQVARSTGQTTARLAEWQIDSFLEGLTEPPEPGMTRTEVTYPLVELLLPELEEFLIYVWRRQLAAATGRVVQAADDEEMVDRRLAVGFADLVGFTRLTRRLEEEELGELVEAFETTCADLVAAHGGRLIKTLGDEVLYCADDPGTAAEIALRLIETLGHDETMPALRVGIAFGTVTTRMGDVFGTTVNLASRLTSIAPKDAVLVDGALAEELTRTGEAPASETEAAEEAARAEKEGRQAATYRFALQPMWQRPVRGLGVVEPWLLSRRPT, encoded by the coding sequence GTGACCGCTGACGACGCGAGCAACGGCGGCGGCGCCCCGTCGGAACCGCCGACGTACCCCACCCCCCACCACGAGGTCGACCACACGGTGGAGCCGACCCACGACCCCCTCGCCATCCGCCTCGAACAGCTCATCCTCGGCGCCGACCGCCGCTACACCCCCTTCCAGGCCGCCCGCACCGCCGGCGTCTCCATGGAGCTCGCCTCGCGCTTCTGGCGGGCCATGGGCTTCGCCGACATCGGTCAGGCCAAGGCGCTCACCGAGGCCGACGTCCTCGCCCTGCGGCGGCTCGCCGGCCTCGTCGAGGCCGGGCTGCTCAGCGAGCCGATGGCCGTGCAGGTGGCCCGTTCCACCGGACAGACCACCGCGCGCCTCGCCGAGTGGCAGATCGACTCCTTCCTGGAGGGCCTCACCGAGCCGCCCGAGCCCGGCATGACCCGCACCGAGGTCACGTACCCGCTGGTCGAGCTGCTCCTGCCCGAGCTGGAGGAGTTCCTCATCTACGTGTGGCGCCGGCAGCTCGCCGCCGCCACCGGCCGGGTCGTCCAGGCCGCCGACGACGAGGAGATGGTCGACCGCCGGCTCGCCGTCGGCTTCGCGGACCTCGTCGGCTTCACCCGGCTCACCCGCCGCCTGGAGGAGGAGGAGCTCGGCGAGCTCGTCGAGGCCTTCGAGACCACCTGCGCCGACCTCGTCGCCGCGCACGGCGGCCGGCTCATCAAGACCCTCGGCGACGAGGTGCTGTACTGCGCCGACGACCCCGGCACGGCCGCCGAGATCGCGCTCCGGCTCATCGAGACCCTCGGTCACGACGAGACGATGCCCGCGCTGCGCGTCGGCATCGCCTTCGGCACGGTGACGACCCGGATGGGCGACGTCTTCGGCACCACCGTGAACCTGGCCAGCCGCCTCACCTCGATAGCCCCGAAGGACGCCGTCCTCGTCGACGGCGCCCTCGCGGAGGAGCTGACCAGGACCGGTGAGGCGCCCGCCTCGGAGACGGAGGCGGCCGAGGAGGCGGCCCGCGCGGAGAAGGAGGGCCGCCAGGCCGCCACGTACCGCTTCGCGCTCCAGCCCATGTGGCAGCGCCCGGTCCGAGGCCTCGGCGTCGTCGAACCCTGGCTCCTGAGCCGCCGGCCCACTTAG